A single Phalacrocorax aristotelis chromosome 18, bGulAri2.1, whole genome shotgun sequence DNA region contains:
- the IFT22 gene encoding intraflagellar transport protein 22 homolog isoform X1, with protein MLRAKVLLVGPRQAGKSVLANFVSESIEGIGSYNPTQGVRILEYENPNLNGNTKGAVCRFELWDCSGDQKFETCWPALLKDSHGVIIIFNPELPSHLKEIEMWYSCFVQQQPLLDSQCLLVAHHKPGSAGDTENLSLAYPLNKLKLIHSNLEEDPEDVRMEFMKYFRSIITLINESREREEMSIIS; from the exons ATGTTGAGGGCgaaggtgctgctggtggggccGCGCCAG GCTGGAAAATCGGTGTTGGCAAACTTTGTTTCGGAGAGCATCGAAGGGATTGGCAGCTACAACCCGACACAGGGTGTAAG GATCCTAGAGTATGAGAACCCGAACTTGAACGGTAACACCAAGGGAGCTGTGTGTCGATTTGAGTTGTGGGATTGCAGTGGTGATCAAAA GTTTGAAACATGCTGGCCAGCTCTGCTGAAGGACTCTCATGGCGTAATAATAATCTTCAATCCTGAGCTGCCCAGTCACctgaaagaaattgaaatgtGGTACTCCTGTTTcgtgcagcagcagccactgcttGATAGCCAGTGCCTCCTAGTTGCACATCACAAGCCAGGCAGTGCGGGGGACACAGAAAATCTGTCCTTGG CCTACCCGCTGAACAAGCTGAAACTAATACATTCCAACTTAGAAGAAGATCCTGAAGATGTTCGAATGGAATTTATGAAATACTTCAGAAGCATTATCACTTTAATAAATGagagcagagagagggaagaaatgtcAATTATCTCctaa
- the IFT22 gene encoding intraflagellar transport protein 22 homolog isoform X2 — translation MLRAKVLLVGPRQAGKSVLANFVSESIEGIGSYNPTQGVRILEYENPNLNGNTKGAVCRFELWDCSGDQKFETCWPALLKDSHGVIIIFNPELPSHLKEIEMWYSCFVQQQPLLDSQCLLVAHHKPGSAGDTENLSLACLFHLNLPKTTRVLCKNRNNEFQSSSRSLPAEQAETNTFQLRRRS, via the exons ATGTTGAGGGCgaaggtgctgctggtggggccGCGCCAG GCTGGAAAATCGGTGTTGGCAAACTTTGTTTCGGAGAGCATCGAAGGGATTGGCAGCTACAACCCGACACAGGGTGTAAG GATCCTAGAGTATGAGAACCCGAACTTGAACGGTAACACCAAGGGAGCTGTGTGTCGATTTGAGTTGTGGGATTGCAGTGGTGATCAAAA GTTTGAAACATGCTGGCCAGCTCTGCTGAAGGACTCTCATGGCGTAATAATAATCTTCAATCCTGAGCTGCCCAGTCACctgaaagaaattgaaatgtGGTACTCCTGTTTcgtgcagcagcagccactgcttGATAGCCAGTGCCTCCTAGTTGCACATCACAAGCCAGGCAGTGCGGGGGACACAGAAAATCTGTCCTTGG CttgcctttttcatttaaacctGCCAAAAACTACTAGAGTGCTTtgcaaaaacagaaataatgaatttcaAAGTTCATCTAGAAG CCTACCCGCTGAACAAGCTGAAACTAATACATTCCAACTTAGAAGAAGATCCTGA